One Phaseolus vulgaris cultivar G19833 chromosome 11, P. vulgaris v2.0, whole genome shotgun sequence genomic window carries:
- the LOC137809504 gene encoding uncharacterized protein, producing MDQALHSQVTSVPVFNGLNFSDWSGKVQFHLGILDLDLAIRIEKPAAITDDSSNKEKAHYRAWEKSNRLSLMFMRMSIANNIKSTLPETENAKEFMKSVKECSQTADKSLTGTLMTTLITMKFDGSRTMHEHVIEMTNIAARLKSLGMAVDDNFLVQFILNSLPSEYDLFQMNYNTMKDKWNMHELHNMLVQEETRLKN from the exons atggatcaag CCTTACATTCGCAAGTTACGTCTGTTCCAGTCTTTAATGGTCTAAATTTTTCTGACTGGAGTGGAAAAGTCCAATTTCACTTAGGTATATTGGATCTTGATTTGGCCATTCGAATCGAGAAACCTGCTGCTATTACCGATGATAGTAGCAATAAGGAGAAAGCTCATTATAGGGCTTGGGAAAAGTCAAATAGACTCAGCCTGATGTTTATGCGAATGAGCATAGCAAACAATATTAAGTCTACTCTTCCCGAAACCGAAAATGCAAAAGAATTCATGAAGTCTGTGAAAGAGTGCTCCCAAACAGCTGATAAGTCTCTTACTGGGACATTAATGACTACCTTAATCACCATGAAATTTGATGGTTCTCGTACTATGCACGAACATGTCATTGAAATGACTAATATTGCGGCAAGACTTAAGTCTCTGGGAATGGCAGTGGATGATAATTTTCTTGTACAGTTCATTTTGAACTCTTTACCGTCTGAGTATGATCTTTTCCAGATGAACTATAACACTATGAAAGATAAGTGGAATATGCATGAATTGCATAACATGTTAGTTCAGGAAGAGACTAGATTGAAGAATTGA